In uncultured Cohaesibacter sp., a genomic segment contains:
- a CDS encoding antitoxin Xre/MbcA/ParS toxin-binding domain-containing protein, translating to MHARQMLASQRGSLNMVTPSDGGKQITSAHAFATRLGITQAELAKLTGIDTPSFYRQSGLRKLDEAVRPLMNILNLASEMTGSDQRAALWFKHQPIPGWAGKTAYDLVSERKSDRVLAYLQSIQSGVYS from the coding sequence TTGCATGCACGTCAAATGCTTGCTTCGCAAAGAGGTTCTTTAAACATGGTCACGCCATCCGATGGAGGTAAACAGATTACATCTGCACATGCATTCGCGACGAGACTTGGCATCACTCAGGCCGAGTTGGCTAAGTTGACCGGCATTGATACACCTTCATTCTATAGGCAATCCGGCTTACGAAAACTTGATGAAGCAGTTCGCCCATTAATGAACATCCTCAACCTAGCAAGCGAGATGACTGGATCTGATCAGCGAGCGGCTCTTTGGTTTAAACATCAACCAATTCCTGGTTGGGCCGGAAAAACTGCATATGATCTGGTGTCTGAGCGTAAATCTGACAGAGTTCTTGCCTATTTGCAGTCGATCCAATCAGGCGTCTATTCATAG